Below is a genomic region from Bacillus mycoides.
TCTTATCATCCTTTCGATAAAAAGATTCAGACAATCATATCTATATATATTTTCATAACTTTTTTTGGTATTATTATACATGTCGATTCCATAAAAGAGGCATGCTCCCGTAGTGAGCATGCCTCTTTTTACTTATTTCACAGTATATGAACCCTCTTCAATCCAGCTATACATATATTTTTCATCTTCCGTCTCATGTGCTTGTTTTACAATACGAAGCGGACGGAATGTATCTATCATAACGGCCAGTTCAAGTGTCTCTTTCTTCCCTATACTCGCTTCTGTTTTCCCTGGATGTGGCCCATGCGGGATCCCGCTTGGATGAAGCGTAATAGAACCTTCTTCTACACCTTTTCGGCTCATAAAGTTACCTTCTACATAGTACAGTACTTCATCACTATTCACATTACTATGATAATATGGTGCCGGAATAGATTCTGGATGATAATCGTATAAACGCGGTACGAAAGAGCAAATGACGAAATTATGCCCTTCGAATGTTTGATGTACTGGTGGTGGCTGATGAATACGACCTGTAATTGGCTCAAAATCCTCCACATTAAAGACCCACGGATATAAATAACCATCCCACCCAACAACATCTAACGGATGGTGCCCTAACACATGCTTGTGCATATAACCTCTCGACTTTGTCATTACGACAAACTCACCTTTGTCATCATATGTCTCCAATTTTTCCGGGCCACGAATATCCCTTTCACAAAACGGACTATGTTCTAACAATTGCCCATATTCATTGCGATAGCGACTTGGTGTTGTAATTTGGCTATTTGCCTCTACAACAAGAAACTTAGTCTCTCCCTCATCTGGAATAACACGATAAATCGTTCCAATTGGAATTGTTACATAATCACCTTTTCTATAGTGAATCGTTCCAAACATCGTTTCAATTTTTCCTGTTCCATAATGAACAAATAACATTTCATCGCCATCACCATTACGGTAAAAATAATCCATTTTTTCTGTTGGACTCACTACTCCAATTAATAAATCCTCATTCCCAAGCATAAAGTTTCTTCCGCTTACTGCATCACCAGTTTTTTTATTTTCTTTCGTACGGAAGTGGCGATGAGCAAGAAGGGCATCCTCTTCATACTGTAACTGACAAGAATGCGATAATGCCGCGTGCCCTACTTCTGTTGGCATATAATGATGATACAAAATAGACTGGGTACCAGAGAAACCTTTTGTCCCCATTACCTGCTCACGATAAAGCGATCCATCTTTTTTACGAAATTGTACATGTCGTTTATGAGGTAGCTCCCCCATGTGACGATAAAACATGCCCATCACCTGCTTTCATGTCTTTTTTGACCGTATTACGTAACGTACCTAAACCAGTAATCGACAGCTCTACAACATCTCCATCTTGTAGCCACTCTTCTGTACCAAGTTCTAAAATACATCCTGTTCCTACTGTCCCAGAACCAATCACATCTCCTGGATATAACGTAACGTCTTCCGAAGCACGTTCAATCATTTCAGCAAATGTATAGTAAATATCTTGGAAGTTTCCCTTTGATAATATCTTTCCATTTACATGAGCAGTCATCTCTAAATCATAACGATCACCGTTACGATAAACGTCTAATTCCTCTTTCGTAACGAGATACGCTCCTAATGAAGTTGCAAAATCTTTTCCTTTCGCTGGACCGAGTCCCACTTTCATTTCTGTTGCTTGTAAGTCCCTTGCACTCCAGTCGTTCATAATGCAGTAACCAAAAATATATTCCTCTGCTTGTTCACGAGAAATGTTTCGTCCTTCTTTCCCAATTACGCAAGCAATCTCTAACTCATAATCAAGCTTTTTAGACTTCTTCGGACCAATAACAAAATCATCTGGTCCAATAACAGCACGGTGGTTCGTAAAATAAAAAACCGGGATATCATACCATTCAGGTACAACATCTAGCCCTCTTCGTCCGCGAGCTGTTTTTACATGCTGCTCAAATGCATAAAAATCTCGAATGCTACTCGGATTAGGAATTGCCGCTGCAAATTGAACTTCCTCTAAGGAATATATACCCTTTGCAGGATTCTTAATATTACGCAATACTTCTACATACTCATCTGCTTTCTCTAAAAAGGCGAACATAGAAGAAGGTAATTGTCCATCACTCGCAAGATTCATATCGATTACTTTGTCACCTTCAAGCCATCCAGCTCGCATTTCTTTCGATGGGAGACGAAATGTAACAAATTTCATCGTGATTCCTCCCTATGAAAATGAAATTTCCACCAACAAAGGAACTCTTGCTGGTGGATACAAATTTTATAAATTTCCGCGACGCTCTTGTTCTCTTTCAATTGATTCGAATAACGCTTTAAAGTTCCCTTCGCCAAATCCACGAGAACCTTTACGTTGGATGATTTCAATAAATAGAGTTGGACGATCTACAATTGGTTTCGTAAAGATTTGTAATAAATAACCTTCTTCGTCACGGTCTACTAGAATCTTCAATTCTTTTAATCTATCAATTTCTTCATCAATTTTTCCAACACGTGCAGTTAACTCATCGTAATACGTATCTGGCGTATCTAAAAACTCCACGCCATTCGCACGAAGCACTTCAATTGTTTTTACAATGTCACTTGTTAATAAAGCAAGATGCTGTACACCCGCTCCGTTATAGAACTCTAGATATTCTTGAATTTGTGACTTTCTTTTTCCGTCTGCTGGTTCATTAATTGGAAACTTAATACGGCTTCCATTCGTCATAACTTTTGACATTAATGCCGAATACTCTGTGCTAATATCGTCATCATCAAAGTGAATCATTTGTTTAAATCCCATGACGTTCTCATAATAACTAACCCATTCTTCCATTTTCTCAACGTTACCAACGACATGGTCTACAGCAATTAAACCGGATTCTTCAAATGGAATATTGAACTCTACCTTTTGAAATCCTGGCATGAATGTTCCTTTATAATTTTTACGCTCTACAAGCGTATGAATTGTATCACCATACGTACCAATAACCGCTTTCTTCAAGGTACCTTCCTCATCTGTTAACTCTTCAGGAGGAGCAATCGCAACAGCGCCACGTTTTACAGCTTCAGAGTATGCTTTATCAACATCATCAACAAGTAAAGCCACATCCTTCACTCCATCACCATGAGTCTTTACAAAATCTGCAATACGACTATCACTACTTAAAGCTCCAGACACAACAAAACGCATATTTTTTTGCACAAGAACATAAGATACCTTTTCACGGTTTCCTGTTTCTAATCCAGAATAAGCTACAATTTTGAATCCAAACGCTCTCGCAAGATAATAACTTGATTGCTTTGCATTCCCTACGTAAAATTCCAAATGATCTACATCACGTACCGGAAAAAAGTCCTCCATTTGTGCAGCTAGCGTATCCATAGATTTTTGTTTCATAATATCTTCATCCCCCTGTAAATAGATTAAATGGTCCATACTTAAAACCAACCGAAAACGCTTCCAACATCAATTAATAGAAATTAGTTAGCAAGCTAACAATTTCCGACCTTTAAAATTTTCTATCTTTTCTGTCAAATTCCTCTTTTTTTCTTACATATAAAATTCGACTTTTTTCTCTTTAAAGTAAGGGGAAAATATTAATACTTGAAGGTATATATGAGAGGAAAACAAAAAAGACTCCAACATATTAACTACTTACTAATACGTTAGAGTCTTTATTTTTTTTGAATGATTGTATTTATATTTTTCATACTAATATATTTGCAAGGAATAGAATAAATGATGTTAATATTACCGCTCCGCCTAATGATCCTAATAAATCTGTTTTTGTTACTTGTAACACTTGTTCACTGTTCATATTCCTCATTCTCCTTTCATTTTGTACAATTTAAAACTTTTATTATACTAATACGCTTGATAGAAATACGATTAATGCTGTTAATACTACTGCTCCGCTTGCTGATCCTAAGAAATCACCTTTTGTTACTTGTAATACTTGCTCTTTCATATCTTTCATTCTCCCTTCATTTATCTTTTGTTACAAAACTTCTATTATACTAATACGCTTGATAGAAATACGATTAATGCTGTTAATACTACCGCTCCACTTGCTGATCCTACGAAGTCACCTTTTGTTACTTGTAATACTTGCTCTTTCATATCTTTCATTCCCCCTTCATTTATCTTTTGTTACAAAACTTCTATTATACTAATACGCTTGATAGAAATACGATTAATGCTGTTAATACTACCGCTCCACTTGCTGATCCTACGAAGTCACCTTTTGTCACTTTTAATACTTGCTCGTTGTTCATAATTTTCATTCTCCCTTCTCTTATTTTTGTTACAAAACTTCTATTATACTAATACGCTTGAAAGAAATACGATTAATGCTGTTAATACTACTGCTCCGCTTGCTGATCCTACGAAGTCACCTTTTGTTACGTTTAATACTTGCTCGTTGTTCATATCATTCATTCTCCTTTTTTATAAGTTATCTATATGTAATTACTAAGAAATGATTAGTTCATAGTTTTCATGTTAACGTTACATTGAAATTAATTACGTAACGTTTGTAACACTAATGTAACATAACTATTATTACGTTGCAATATAATTACGTAAATTTTATTACACTTTTTTTACGTTTTTTTAAATAAACACTCAAAAACCCTGTTTTAATGCGTTTTCTACTACAATCACATTTGTAACACTAGTGTAACATTAAGGTCATAAAGCGAAATATAATATTATTCATCTCTATTTTGTTAAAAACCAAAGTGAAACTTTAATCAACGAGAGTTCCATTCCCTACTAATTATTCCCCTCACCAATCGCACTTTTACTAGAAATTAATGCGGGATAAAATACTATCTTTCCAAGATAAGTTTATATGTTTCCTCTATATAACTATGTATAATGGAAACA
It encodes:
- a CDS encoding homogentisate 1,2-dioxygenase; amino-acid sequence: MFYRHMGELPHKRHVQFRKKDGSLYREQVMGTKGFSGTQSILYHHYMPTEVGHAALSHSCQLQYEEDALLAHRHFRTKENKKTGDAVSGRNFMLGNEDLLIGVVSPTEKMDYFYRNGDGDEMLFVHYGTGKIETMFGTIHYRKGDYVTIPIGTIYRVIPDEGETKFLVVEANSQITTPSRYRNEYGQLLEHSPFCERDIRGPEKLETYDDKGEFVVMTKSRGYMHKHVLGHHPLDVVGWDGYLYPWVFNVEDFEPITGRIHQPPPVHQTFEGHNFVICSFVPRLYDYHPESIPAPYYHSNVNSDEVLYYVEGNFMSRKGVEEGSITLHPSGIPHGPHPGKTEASIGKKETLELAVMIDTFRPLRIVKQAHETEDEKYMYSWIEEGSYTVK
- the hppD gene encoding 4-hydroxyphenylpyruvate dioxygenase — encoded protein: MKQKSMDTLAAQMEDFFPVRDVDHLEFYVGNAKQSSYYLARAFGFKIVAYSGLETGNREKVSYVLVQKNMRFVVSGALSSDSRIADFVKTHGDGVKDVALLVDDVDKAYSEAVKRGAVAIAPPEELTDEEGTLKKAVIGTYGDTIHTLVERKNYKGTFMPGFQKVEFNIPFEESGLIAVDHVVGNVEKMEEWVSYYENVMGFKQMIHFDDDDISTEYSALMSKVMTNGSRIKFPINEPADGKRKSQIQEYLEFYNGAGVQHLALLTSDIVKTIEVLRANGVEFLDTPDTYYDELTARVGKIDEEIDRLKELKILVDRDEEGYLLQIFTKPIVDRPTLFIEIIQRKGSRGFGEGNFKALFESIEREQERRGNL
- a CDS encoding DUF3948 family protein, translating into MKDMKEQVLQVTKGDFLGSASGAVVLTALIVFLSSVLV
- a CDS encoding DUF3948 family protein: MNSEQVLQVTKTDLLGSLGGAVILTSFILFLANILV
- a CDS encoding DUF3948 family protein produces the protein MKDMKEQVLQVTKGDFVGSASGAVVLTALIVFLSSVLV
- a CDS encoding DUF3948 family protein; translation: MNDMNNEQVLNVTKGDFVGSASGAVVLTALIVFLSSVLV
- a CDS encoding DUF3948 family protein; the encoded protein is MNNEQVLKVTKGDFVGSASGAVVLTALIVFLSSVLV
- a CDS encoding fumarylacetoacetate hydrolase family protein; this translates as MKFVTFRLPSKEMRAGWLEGDKVIDMNLASDGQLPSSMFAFLEKADEYVEVLRNIKNPAKGIYSLEEVQFAAAIPNPSSIRDFYAFEQHVKTARGRRGLDVVPEWYDIPVFYFTNHRAVIGPDDFVIGPKKSKKLDYELEIACVIGKEGRNISREQAEEYIFGYCIMNDWSARDLQATEMKVGLGPAKGKDFATSLGAYLVTKEELDVYRNGDRYDLEMTAHVNGKILSKGNFQDIYYTFAEMIERASEDVTLYPGDVIGSGTVGTGCILELGTEEWLQDGDVVELSITGLGTLRNTVKKDMKAGDGHVLSSHGGATS